Proteins encoded in a region of the Benincasa hispida cultivar B227 chromosome 2, ASM972705v1, whole genome shotgun sequence genome:
- the LOC120071469 gene encoding tyrosine-protein phosphatase DSP3-like yields the protein MRLQVADDDLDAILLPPPNFSMVEDGIFRSGFPQPANFPFLRSLNLRSIIYLCPEPYPEENLEFLKANNIKLFQFKIEGKKEPFVSIPKDAILEALKILIDVRNHPILIHCKRGKHRTGSLVGCLRKFQNWCLTSVFEEYQRFAGMKSRVTDLQFIETFDIASLRQCVYSIIYQYQGYSSNKRRLLYREENLQKPQTTSV from the exons ATGAGGCTCCAAGTCGCCGACGACGATCTCGACGCCATTCTTCTTCCTCCGCCGAACTTCTCCATGGTTGAGGACGGCATTTTCCGATCCGGCTTCCCTCAACCCGCCAATTTCCCCTTCCTCCGCAGCCTCAATCTCCGCTCCATCAT ATATTTGTGTCCTGAACCCTACCCTGAGGAGAATTTGGAGTTTCTTAAAGCTAATAATATCAAGctttttcaattcaaaattgaagGCAAAAAG GAGCCTTTCGTTTCGATTCCGAAGGATGCTATTCTTGAGGCTCTAAAAATACTAATTG ATGTTAGGAATCACCCCATTTTGATCCACTGCAAGCGTGGAAAG CATCGAACAGGCTCGCTCGTGGGTTGCCTGAGGAAGTTTCAGAACTGGTGTTTGACTTCGGTGTTCGAAGAGTACCAGCGATTTGCAGGCATGAAATCGAGGGTGACGGATCTACAATTCATCGAGACATTCGACATTGCGTCTCTGAGGCAATGTGTTTACAGCATCATATATCAGTACCAAGGTTATAGCTCAAACAAGAGGAGGCTGTTGTATAGAGAAGAAAACTTGCAAAAGCCTCAAACAACAtcagtttag